One genomic segment of Natrononativus amylolyticus includes these proteins:
- the nadC gene encoding carboxylating nicotinate-nucleotide diphosphorylase has translation MLTTTQIERWLSEDVGHHDVTNQVPGETTGRLVAKETGTAAGLEAATAVFDYLGADVLEAVDGGTRVDPGDELLVLEGPARTLLRGERVAVNLVGHASGVATSTAEAVAAARAERDEVRIAATRKTTPGLRGIEKRAVVAGGGDTHRLDLSHMVMVKDNHVAEMGLEGAISHFRERVSFATKIEVEVESVADAPQAAAAGADIVMLDNMAPAAVREAVAALEEAGHEDVLTEASGGIGLEAVPEYAATGVDVISMGSLTHSAPSLDVSLYTGEP, from the coding sequence ATGCTCACGACCACCCAGATCGAGCGCTGGCTGTCCGAGGACGTCGGTCACCACGACGTGACGAACCAGGTGCCCGGCGAGACGACCGGCCGCCTCGTCGCAAAGGAGACAGGAACCGCGGCGGGTCTCGAGGCCGCAACAGCCGTCTTCGACTACCTCGGAGCCGACGTACTCGAGGCGGTCGACGGCGGCACCCGCGTCGACCCCGGCGACGAACTACTCGTCCTCGAGGGGCCCGCACGCACCCTTCTGCGCGGGGAACGCGTCGCCGTCAATCTCGTCGGCCACGCCTCGGGGGTCGCAACGAGTACCGCCGAGGCCGTCGCGGCCGCCCGCGCGGAGCGCGACGAGGTGCGGATCGCAGCAACGCGAAAGACCACGCCCGGCCTGCGGGGCATAGAGAAACGCGCCGTCGTCGCGGGCGGCGGCGACACCCACCGGCTCGATCTCTCACACATGGTGATGGTGAAGGACAACCACGTCGCCGAGATGGGTCTCGAGGGGGCGATCTCGCACTTCCGCGAGCGGGTTTCCTTCGCGACGAAGATCGAAGTCGAGGTGGAGTCCGTCGCGGACGCGCCGCAGGCCGCAGCGGCGGGGGCCGATATCGTCATGCTCGACAACATGGCGCCCGCGGCGGTTCGGGAAGCCGTGGCGGCGCTCGAGGAAGCGGGCCACGAGGACGTGTTAACGGAAGCGAGTGGGGGGATCGGGCTCGAGGCGGTTCCGGAGTACGCGGCGACGGGCGTCGACGTCATCTCGATGGGATCGCTCACCCACTCGGCGCCGTCGCTCGACGTTTCGCTGTACACGGGCGAGCCCTAA
- a CDS encoding GNAT family N-acetyltransferase — translation MTAEIRIRPATSGDALDIAALYRGAYESAAALGFPSRMTEIDAETVGEWLANDSTTLVALDDERLIGTVRLLYERDEPYLERLAVDPDRQGSGVGRRLMDRIEAVAREKEYDCIQLTTFDDHPFLLEWYEQRGYERTKRHERPERPYDFVSMEKPL, via the coding sequence GTGACCGCCGAAATACGGATCCGTCCCGCAACGTCCGGGGACGCCCTCGACATCGCCGCCCTCTACCGCGGTGCCTACGAGAGCGCCGCCGCGCTCGGCTTTCCCTCGCGGATGACCGAAATCGACGCGGAAACGGTCGGAGAGTGGCTCGCGAACGACTCGACGACGCTCGTCGCCCTCGACGACGAGCGGCTGATCGGGACGGTTCGCCTGCTTTACGAGCGCGATGAGCCGTACCTCGAGCGGCTGGCGGTCGACCCCGACAGGCAGGGATCGGGCGTCGGCAGGCGGTTGATGGATCGAATCGAAGCGGTCGCCCGCGAGAAGGAGTACGACTGTATTCAGCTCACGACGTTCGACGACCACCCGTTCCTGCTCGAGTGGTACGAACAGCGGGGGTACGAGCGGACGAAACGCCACGAGCGGCCGGAACGGCCGTACGATTTCGTCTCGATGGAGAAACCGCTGTAA